The Aquificaceae bacterium genomic sequence GCTAAGGAAAAGTTGAAAGCCAATGGATAGAGAAAGACTAAAAGCTCTCATAAGGGAAAGGTCTCTCAAGGTTGCGGACGAGCCTATATTCAAACTTTCTTCTGGAAAGCTAAGCAAGTATTACATAGACCTAAAGCAGATAACCTTTGACCCAGAAAGTGTGTATATTTTGGGTAAGGTTTTATATCAGGCTATAAAAGACCTAAAGCCTCAGGGTGTGGGAGGTCTAACCCTTGGTGCGGACCCTATAGCCTATGCGGTAAGCATGGTCTCATACCTTGAGGGAGATACCATAAAACCCTTTGTGGTCCGAAAGGAGCCAAAGGCTCACGGCACTGGAAAGCAGGTGGAAGGGCTACTAAGGGCAGGAGACAGGGTTGTGGTCTTAGAGGATGTGATAACCACAGGAAGCTCTGCTCTCAAGGCAGTCCAAGCCTGCAAAAAGGAGGGCTATGAGGTGCTTTGTGTCTATGCGGTGGTTGACAGAGAAGAG encodes the following:
- the pyrE gene encoding orotate phosphoribosyltransferase; its protein translation is MDRERLKALIRERSLKVADEPIFKLSSGKLSKYYIDLKQITFDPESVYILGKVLYQAIKDLKPQGVGGLTLGADPIAYAVSMVSYLEGDTIKPFVVRKEPKAHGTGKQVEGLLRAGDRVVVLEDVITTGSSALKAVQACKKEGYEVLCVYAVVDREEGGRENLQREGLEVYALFRMSELL